A genomic segment from Sciurus carolinensis chromosome 1, mSciCar1.2, whole genome shotgun sequence encodes:
- the Efna4 gene encoding ephrin-A4, translated as MRLLPLLRTVLWAALLGSPLRGGSSLRHPIYWNSSNPRLLRGDAVVELGLNDYLDIFCPHYESPGPPEGPETFALYMVDWPGYKACRAEGANAFQRWKCSLPFAPFGPVRFSEKIQRFTPFSLGFEFLPGETYYYISVPTPESSGQCLRLQVSVCCKESRSESAHPVGSPGESGTSGWRGGHAPSPLCLLLLLLLPILRLLRVL; from the exons ATGcggctgctgcccctgctgcggACTGTCCTCTGGGCCGCGCTCCTCGGTTCCCCTCTGCGGGGGGGCTCCAGCCTCCGCCACCCCATCTACTGGAACTCCAGTAACCCCAG GCTGCTTCGAGGAGACGCTGTGGTGGAGCTGGGTCTCAACGATTACCTAGACATCTTCTGCCCACACTATGAAAGCCCAGGGCCCCCTGAGGGCCCTGAGACATTTGCTTTATACATGGTGGACTGGCCTGGCTATAAGGCCTGCCGGGCAGAAGGGGCAAACGCCTTCCAGCGCTGGAAGTGTTCCCTGCCCTTCGCTCCCTTTGGCCCTGTTCGGTTCTCAGAGAAGATTCAGCGCTTCACACCTTTCTCCCTGGGCTTCGAGTTCCTGCCTGGAGAGACTTACTACTACATCT CGGTGCCAACTCCGGAGAGTTCCGGCCAGTGCTTGAGGCTCCAGGTGTCTGTCTGCTGCAAGGAGAGCA GGTCTGAGTCAGCCCATCCTGTTGGGAGCCCTGGAGAGAGTGGCACTTCAGGGTGGCGAGGGGGACATGCTCCCAGCCCCCTCTGtctcttgctgctgctgctgctccccaTATTGCGTCTCCTTCGAGTTCTGTGA